A window of the Cucurbita pepo subsp. pepo cultivar mu-cu-16 chromosome LG01, ASM280686v2, whole genome shotgun sequence genome harbors these coding sequences:
- the LOC111778293 gene encoding glycosyltransferase family 92 protein RCOM_0530710-like has protein sequence MDWEQQQRRKRKRFGRSSSHVQFLTRRSLFLCLAFFAFLLFLSSSRWFSIAAASFRPVLDVSSTTLSRLSTSASKSTLDNSLSGKYSPLRIERRVLFPDHLLLMVTGEFSRDEKLDCLYHKSVARGLKQETLKQSVLSTDRYDEFRSIARCPLPPRNYSASAVDLRWVGVEADDHWLVRNRHPVASWERVVYEAAIDGDTVVVFAKGLNLRPHKESNPTEFSCHFRLRNSNNNGDYVLTTKAVTAAQEIIRCSLPAGVSSTLDKEKGIRVTVGRGSVNTKAHLQVTLPSVARLSNSKLNELKRNQEKHELCVCTMVWNQAAALREWIMYHAWLGVGRWFIYDNNSDDDIEEVVRELNLENYNISRLTWPWIKTQEAGFSHCALRARDECKWVGFFDVDEFFYFPSKYRRQQEYHTAGRNALHSLIANSSASTSNSTTIAEIRTACHSFGPSGLTSYPPQGVTMGYTCRLQSPERHKSFIRPDLLDPTLLNVVHHFRLKRGSGFFDVPKSNAVINHYKYQVWETFRAKFFRRVATYVVDWQEAQNEGSKDRAPGLGTEAIEPPNWRLQFCEVWDTGLRDFVQTLFSDPLTGYLPWEKASG, from the coding sequence ATGGATTGGGAACAGCAGCAGCGTCGGAAGAGGAAGCGTTTTGGCAGGTCGAGTTCGCATGTTCAGTTTTTGACTCGAAGATCTCTGTTTCTTTGCCTTGCCTTTTTTGCTTTTCtcttgtttctctcttcaagTCGGTGGTTCTCGATTGCGGCGGCGTCTTTCCGGCCAGTTCTCGATGTCTCTTCCACCACTCTCTCCCGCTTGTCCACCTCTGCCAGCAAGTCTACACTTGACAATTCTTTGAGCGGTAAGTATTCGCCTTTGAGAATCGAAAGACGAGTCCTTTTCCCAGACCACTTGCTTTTGATGGTCACTGGCGAATTTAGCCGAGATGAGAAATTGGATTGTTTATACCACAAATCTGTCGCTAGAGGTTTGAAACAAGAGACTCTCAAACAGTCAGTTCTGTCCACGGACAGGTACGATGAGTTCCGATCAATTGCCAGATGTCCACTGCCGCCACGGAATTATTCGGCCTCCGCCGTGGACTTGAGGTGGGTTGGCGTGGAAGCTGATGACCATTGGTTGGTCAGGAATAGGCACCCAGTTGCCTCGTGGGAGAGGGTGGTTTATGAGGCAGCTATTGACGGTGATACGGTTGTGGTGTTTGCCAAGGGACTAAATCTCCGACCACACAAGGAATCAAATCCGACCGAATTCAGCTGCCACTTTAGACTGAGAAATTCCAACAATAACGGAGACTATGTGCTTACCACAAAGGCAGTAACAGCAGCTCAAGAAATTATCAGGTGCTCCTTGCCGGCTGGTGTGTCGAGCACTTTAGACAAGGAAAAGGGAATTCGGGTTACTGTGGGCCGTGGTAGTGTCAATACGAAAGCCCACCTTCAGGTGACTCTGCCCTCAGTGGCCAGACTCTCCAACTCCAAGCTGAATGAGctgaaaagaaatcaagaaaaacaTGAGCTTTGTGTGTGCACAATGGTGTGGAATCAAGCAGCAGCACTTCGTGAGTGGATTATGTACCACGCTTGGCTTGGAGTAGGGCGCTGGTTTATCTACGACAACAATAGTGATGATGACATTGAAGAAGTCGTTAGAGAGCTCAACCTGGAAAACTATAATATCAGTAGGCTGACCTGGCCATGGATTAAAACCCAAGAAGCAGGTTTCTCACACTGTGCTTTGAGAGCTAGAGATGAATGCAAGTGGGTCGGTTTCTTTGATGTTGATGAGTTTTTCTACTTTCCTTCAAAGTATCGCCGTCAGCAAGAATACCATACTGCCGGCCGCAATGCCCTTCATTCTCTCATTGCTAACTCATCTGCTTCAACCTCCAATTCAACGACCATTGCAGAGATTAGAACGGCCTGCCATAGCTTCGGACCATCGGGTTTAACATCATATCCACCGCAGGGGGTGACAATGGGGTACACTTGCCGGCTCCAGAGTCCCGAGAGGCACAAATCGTTTATCCGGCCAGACTTGCTTGACCCAACACTTCTCAATGTCGTTCATCACTTTAGGTTGAAACGAGGATCTGGGTTTTTTGACGTACCAAAAAGCAATGCTGTCATAAACCATTACAAGTATCAAGTGTGGGAAACTTTTAGAGCTAAATTTTTCAGAAGAGTAGCTACCTATGTTGTTGACTGGCAGGAGGCACAGAATGAAGGATCGAAGGATAGAGCACCTGGGCTTGGGACAGAGGCAATCGAACCACCCAATTGGAGGTTACAGTTCTGTGAAGTTTGGGACACTGGACTGCGAGACTTTGTCCAGACTTTGTTCTCTGATCCTTTGACAGGATACCTACCGTGGGAAAAAGCTTCTGGTTAA
- the LOC111778299 gene encoding protein COFACTOR ASSEMBLY OF COMPLEX C SUBUNIT B CCB4, chloroplastic, with amino-acid sequence MEAGIFFPVTPILWSSSLKCTLCPVRRSFPRIIRASSLNSQASYRGPKPSTDWVAEWVSKNNDAVRSLPIYVGGISLLVVLFNRAVSGIAPVADASSSQSRADLLTLGLAVTNVLTGLVWLSIRPKSITPVNPQGVECERICSSLPDLVTSELLWVWKSLSEVTCCRSLVIVYDGMCIFQVGFAAESAEGDGDGEHVEACKLMQGSLYKGILKSQAQSYLANLSLYPGKSELPFLPSNTQAVILQPLGEKGIAIIGGNTIRGFTTSDQAWISLVGEKLDATLLKYSNNLQPAAKLSSRGD; translated from the exons ATGGAAGCGGGAATTTTCTTCCCCGTCACTCCAATTCTATGGAGTTCTAGTTTGAAGTGCACTCTCTGTCCCGTTCGTCGCTCTTTCCCGCGTATCATAAGGGCTTCTTCCTTGAATTCGCAAGCAAGTTACAGAGGGCCGAAGCCTTCAACGGATTGGGTGGCCGAATGGGTATCCAAGAACAACGATGCCGTTCGGAGTTTGCCCATTTACGTCGGTGGAATTTCTCTATTGGTCGTCCTCTTTAACCGCGCCGTTTCAGGCATTGCTCCCGTCGCCGATGCCAGCAG TTCACAGTCAAGAGCTGATCTATTAACCCTTGGTCTAGCCGTCACAAATGTCTTGACTGGTCTGGTGTGGCTGTCGATCAGGCCGAAATCTATAACACCG GTAAATCCACAAGGAGTAGAATGTGAGAGGATATGCTCCAGTCTCCCTGATCTTGTAACATCCGAGTTGTTATG GGTATGGAAGTCTCTGTCAGAAGTGACATGCTGCAGGTCTCTGGTTATTGTCTACGATGGTATGTGTATATTTCAAGTTGGTTTTGCTGCTGAATCAGCTGAGGGTGATGGGGATGGCGAACATGTTGAAGCTTGTAAACTGATGCAGGGATCGCTCTATAAGGGAATTCTCAAATCCCAAGCTC AGAGCTACTTGGCCAATCTTTCTCTTTATCCAGGGAAGTCGGAGCTGCCATTTCTTCCCTCAAATACTCAG GCTGTAATCTTGCAACCACTTGGGGAGAAGGGTATTGCTATAATTGGTGGCAACACTATCAGGGGTTTCACAACCTCTGATCAG GCATGGATTTCACTAGTTGGAGAGAAGCTGGATGCTACGCTGttgaaatattcaaataatttgcAACCAGCGGCAAAATTGAGCTCAAGAGGGGACTGA
- the LOC111778306 gene encoding transcription factor MYB1R1: MNAPRTCSLCGNNGHNSRTCPEGDGGGASGAGGFMLFGVRLTTTEGSSSFRKSVSMNNLSQFDQPLSQDSNNADAGYASDDVVHPSDRCRSRKRGIPWTEEEHRLFLLGLQKVGKGDWRGISRNFVKTRTPTQVASHAQKYFLRRNNFNRRRRRSSLFDITTDTFPSSSMEDDLVFSGHEALPPPLPPSQPLKDNKPGNFLLKIHPVKPLPPAGDDNNAENTISSKILRPIPMLPLSPYPKFAQLNINDRTPEDPLPLTLKLSTSHPEAQSPTAASQSSSNFQTMSGGGDSIDIVSVA; encoded by the exons ATGAACGCCCCTCGCACGTGTTCGCTTTGTGGCAACAATGGCCATAACTCCCGCACGTGTCCGGAGGGAGACGGCGGCGGTGCCAGCGGCGCCGGCGGATTCATGTTGTTCGGGGTCAGGCTGACCACGACCGAGGGAAGTAGCTCGTTTAGAAAGAGTGTTAGTATGAATAATCTGTCCCAGTTCGACCAGCCTCTAAGTCAGGACTCCAACAACGCCGATGCCGGATATGCTTCAGACGACGTCGTTCATCCATCCGACCGTTGCCGCAGCCGAAaaagag GGATTCCGTGGACAGAGGAAGAACATCGGCTGTTCTTGTTGGGATTACAGAAGGTTGGGAAGGGAGATTGGAGAGGGATTTCGAGGAATTTTGTGAAGACACGTACGCCGACTCAGGTGGCTAGTCATGCTCAGAAATACTTCCTCCGCCGGAATAATTTCAATCGGAGACGCCGTAGATCCAGCCTTTTCGACATCACCACTGACACT TTCCCGAGCTCATCCATGGAAGACGATTTGGTATTTTCCGGCCACGAGGCTCTGCCGCCACCGTTACCACCATCGCAGCCGCTAAAAGACAACAAACCCGGAAATTTCCTACTCAAAATTCATCCAGTGAAACCACTTCCTCCCGCCGGCGATGACAACAACGCCGAGAACACAATCAGTTCCAAAATCCTTCGTCCAATACCAATGCTTCCTCTGTCTCCATACCCAAAATTCGCTCAATTAAACATTAACGACAGAACGCCGGAAGACCCTTTGCCTCTGACTTTGAAGCTCTCTACTTCACACCCGGAGGCACAGTCTCCGACAGCGGCTTCACAGTCGTCCAGCAATTTCCAGACAATGTCCGGCGGCGGAGACAGTATCGACATTGTCAGTGTTGCTTGA